From Passer domesticus isolate bPasDom1 chromosome 5, bPasDom1.hap1, whole genome shotgun sequence, the proteins below share one genomic window:
- the LOC135301445 gene encoding inositol 1,4,5-trisphosphate receptor-interacting protein-like 1: MGAATQGPSKVTLALYCLGKRVVQYPQPVGDGLDKATRLRMEVRAKLQEEERIRLEREVEQLALKQGSLRRQEHEEGSDDVYEEEVENVDANEEGVGNEEEGDNDVDGEENNNDDGNAQEADNAAANEEGAAANEEGAAANEVGNEAANAANINDVGNEAEEYRDRADNFGRIIMERIQWPEQDLEKGCAWTTTLMKHFAYYFRRVLSDSFYPVLHGAIGVGSAFEGWSPREQDVVYQVLIPMTPPRGHSFHLELGTAGQRRLRNFHIRVQQECTCTREQQDDNTLCFLHHPEEELRGCQDPSLLDTLCTGCYLDVQKTARWFYQLVKAIWPALPQSHQWHLVLLPSRRSCRFKVTNGTESYQIEMLFGVRQGNSDVFASSQPRQAHTSSTIWPESYAVAEMKFFRYIARRAPPDSLHLKCLQFFTRLQLGLGFSTYTMKTIVMHILSVLPVSQWRRRHFVRRLMDISESLRTCVEVRRLNHFIVGNQRLPEGIHLPPEVLMAGSCNLFHDLVMDPVAHSQAMSQYVDLHQWFKRILKNEQ; encoded by the exons ATGGGGGCAGCTACACAAGGCCCCAGCAAGGTAACGCTGGCCCTGTATTGCTTGGGCAAGCG TGTAGTCCAGTACCCACAGCCCGTGGGTGATGGCTTGGACAAGGCGACACGTCTGCGAATGGAGGTGCGTGCCAAGctccaggaagaggagaggattcGTCTGGAGCGGGAGGTGGAGCagctggccctgaagcagg ggagcctgaggagacaggagcatgaagaaggaagtgatgatgtatatgaagaggaagtggaaaatgtggatGCAAACGAAGAAGGTGTCGGAAACGAAGAAGAAGGAGACAACGAcgtggatggggaggaaaacaacaatgatgatggcaatgcacaggaagccgacaatgctgctgcaaatgaagaaggtgctgctgcaaatgaagaaggtgctgctgcaaatgaagttggcaatgaggctgcaaatgcagcaaacaTCAATGATGTTGGAAATGAAGCGGAAGAATACCGTGATCGTGCCGATAACTTTGGAAGAATCATAATGGAGCGCATACAGTGGcctgagcaggacctggaaaaaGGATGCGCGTGGACAACAACCTTGATGAAGCATTTTGCATATTACTTTCGACGGGTCTTGTCCGACAGTTTCTATCCAGTGCTGCATGGAGCtatcggggtgggcagtgccttcgAAGGTTGGAGTCCCCGTGAGCAGGATGTTGTGTACCAGGTGCTCATACCCATGACACCTCCCCGAGGACACAGCTTCCAcctagagctgggcactgcagggcagaggcgCTTGAGGAACTTCCACATCCGCGTGCAGCAGGAGTGCACCTgcacgagggagcagcaggatgacaacacgctatgcttcctgcaccaccctgaggaggagctgagggggtgtcaggatcccagcctcctcGATACCCTGTGCACGGGCTGCTACCTGgatgtgcagaaaactgctcGCTGGTTCTACCAGCTGGTGAAAGCAATCTGGCCGGCTTTGCCTCAGTCACACCAATGGCATttagtgctgctgccctccagacGCTCCTGCCGGTTCAAGGTGACCAATGGCACAGAAAGCTACCAGATTGAGATGCTGTTTGGGGTGCGGCAAGGCAACTCAGATGTCTTTGCAAGCAGTCAGCCTAGGCAAGCCCACACCTCAAGCACAATCTGGCCGGAGAGCTACGCCGTGGCCGAGATGAAGTTCTTCAGGTACATCGCCAGGCGGGCTCCCCCTGACAGCTTGCACCTGAAATGCCTGCAATTCTTCACTCGTCTTCAGCTGGGCTTAGGCTTCTCCACctacaccatgaagaccatCGTCATGCACATCCTGAGCGTCTTACCCGTGTCACAGTGGCGCAGGAGACATTTTGTGAGGCGGCTGATGGATATCAGCGAGAGTCTGCGCACGTGTGTGGAAGTGAGACGCCTCAATCACTTCATTGTGGGCAACCAGAGGCTTCCTGAGGGGATCCATTTGCCCCCAGAGGTCCTAATGGCCGGGTCGTgcaatctcttccatgacctggTGATGGATCCGGTTGCCCACTCCCAGGCCATGAGCCAGTACGTGGATCTGCACCAGTGGTTCAAACGGATCCTTAAAAATGAACagtga